The following are encoded together in the Mumia sp. Pv4-285 genome:
- a CDS encoding DUF1707 SHOCT-like domain-containing protein: protein MSEILPTGDPWGRFTRDPRDPEVSGLRAGDADRAVLADVLGEAFADGRLSREEYDERAESAERLRTFGDMLPLMDDLVPATGAAAPPVRRSGPDLEREAVKAYERKRRDAWVESITITLICTGIWLAISFAGGWNPHFPWPIIVAVIAFADAIEKSASRDKYVAKERAKLERKVRRQQRKELPGS from the coding sequence GTGAGCGAGATCCTTCCCACCGGCGACCCGTGGGGTCGCTTCACGCGCGACCCGCGCGATCCCGAGGTGTCCGGCTTACGCGCCGGTGATGCCGACCGCGCCGTGCTCGCCGACGTGCTCGGCGAGGCGTTCGCGGACGGCAGGTTGAGCCGCGAGGAGTACGACGAGCGGGCCGAGAGTGCCGAGCGCCTGCGGACCTTCGGCGACATGCTCCCACTGATGGACGACCTCGTGCCGGCGACCGGTGCGGCGGCGCCGCCGGTGCGTCGCAGCGGCCCCGACCTCGAGCGCGAGGCGGTGAAGGCGTACGAGCGCAAACGACGCGACGCGTGGGTCGAGTCGATCACGATCACGCTGATCTGCACCGGGATCTGGCTGGCGATCAGCTTCGCGGGTGGCTGGAACCCTCACTTCCCGTGGCCGATCATCGTCGCCGTTATCGCGTTCGCCGACGCGATCGAGAAGTCGGCCAGCCGCGACAAGTACGTCGCCAAGGAGCGCGCGAAGCTCGAGCGCAAGGTCCGCCGGCAGCAGCGCAAGGAGCTTCCCGGCTCCTGA
- a CDS encoding sensor histidine kinase — translation MDDPAAPASSLSDTVPVPAQGSPRAARAVALVAWVLGLGASLIYLMTTPSIGPDALFLFVDASVALVYGTVAAALLARRRHPVAWLLAVAAVGGGMAAFGGAYRGAVAVWGWPSLTWVESWFSWAWVPGTLALFVVVPWLLRDRALGPWSRTGLALGVVTTLALTGQRLLFPMSDPRGLLAVTIVLGLLTAAAVAWRARHEPAERDRVALGWLTLGVTAMSLSFVPLLWYAIPPWTMAVTHLVCQVLFSGAILVVVLRQQLWGIDIAVSRALVAAILVVLLVGAYVLAVLGVQQAVGDEQASQVAAAVVVVLAAPFLRQWAGSRVGALVYGDALQPHRAMTRIGAGFASDDERELLDVLVAQVASSLRLQSVALRVGDVDVASYGVPSSNALDLPVVHRGQETGRLVVTVPPGEWLGTRTVKAIEDLGDLLAAGLALTLALRDADAARERLTTARLQERKVIRRELHDGLGPWLAGLRLGIQGVRNALRTDPDLAESLLVSLSSELDQRIEDVRVLSHSLLPPAIEQLGLGPALQEMAARWRQNGMGVTLRCGSLPRLGMPVASAAYAIASESVTNAAKHSGADACTIVVSADERALRVVCTDDGRGIARQAREGVGLRAMMERASELGGQVVVSAHGVRGTRVEASLPLVPRAEEPLPPQRAEAPEGVS, via the coding sequence ATGGACGATCCTGCGGCGCCCGCCAGCTCCCTGTCGGACACCGTTCCGGTCCCTGCCCAAGGGTCCCCGCGCGCAGCACGCGCGGTGGCCCTCGTGGCCTGGGTGCTCGGCCTCGGCGCGTCGTTGATCTACCTGATGACGACGCCGTCGATCGGCCCGGACGCGCTCTTCCTTTTCGTCGACGCCAGCGTGGCGCTCGTGTACGGCACCGTGGCCGCTGCGCTCCTGGCGCGGCGGCGCCATCCCGTCGCGTGGCTGCTGGCGGTGGCCGCTGTCGGCGGCGGGATGGCGGCGTTCGGAGGGGCGTACCGAGGTGCCGTGGCCGTCTGGGGGTGGCCGTCGCTGACCTGGGTCGAGTCGTGGTTCAGCTGGGCGTGGGTGCCCGGCACCCTGGCGCTTTTCGTCGTCGTCCCGTGGCTGCTGCGCGACCGCGCGCTCGGGCCGTGGTCGCGCACCGGTCTCGCGCTCGGCGTGGTCACGACGCTGGCGCTCACCGGGCAGCGGCTCCTCTTCCCGATGTCCGACCCACGGGGTCTCCTCGCTGTCACGATCGTCCTCGGGCTCCTCACGGCGGCGGCGGTCGCCTGGCGCGCGCGCCACGAGCCGGCCGAGCGGGACCGGGTGGCCCTGGGGTGGCTCACGCTCGGCGTGACCGCGATGTCGCTCTCGTTCGTGCCGCTCCTCTGGTACGCGATCCCGCCGTGGACGATGGCCGTGACGCACCTCGTCTGCCAGGTGCTCTTCTCCGGCGCGATCCTCGTCGTGGTCCTCCGTCAGCAGCTGTGGGGCATCGACATCGCGGTGAGCCGGGCGCTCGTCGCCGCCATCCTCGTCGTCCTCCTCGTCGGCGCGTACGTCCTCGCGGTGCTCGGTGTGCAGCAGGCCGTGGGCGACGAGCAGGCGAGCCAGGTCGCGGCCGCGGTGGTCGTCGTCCTCGCCGCGCCGTTCCTGCGCCAGTGGGCGGGCAGCCGTGTCGGTGCGCTCGTGTACGGCGACGCGCTGCAACCGCACCGTGCGATGACCCGGATCGGTGCGGGGTTCGCCTCCGACGACGAGCGCGAGCTGCTGGACGTGCTCGTCGCGCAGGTCGCGAGCTCGCTGCGGCTGCAGTCGGTCGCGCTGCGGGTGGGTGACGTCGACGTGGCGTCGTACGGCGTGCCGTCCTCCAACGCCCTCGACCTGCCGGTCGTGCACCGTGGTCAGGAGACCGGTCGGCTCGTCGTGACCGTGCCGCCCGGCGAGTGGCTCGGCACGCGCACCGTGAAGGCCATCGAGGACCTCGGCGACCTGCTGGCGGCCGGTCTCGCCCTGACCCTCGCGCTCCGCGACGCCGATGCGGCCCGCGAGCGCCTGACGACGGCACGGCTCCAGGAGCGCAAGGTCATCCGCCGCGAGCTCCACGACGGGCTGGGCCCTTGGCTCGCGGGGCTGCGCCTCGGCATCCAGGGCGTACGCAACGCGCTGCGGACCGATCCCGACCTCGCCGAGTCGCTGCTCGTCAGCCTGTCGAGCGAGCTCGATCAACGCATCGAGGACGTCCGCGTCCTCTCCCACAGCCTCCTCCCGCCGGCCATCGAGCAGCTCGGGCTCGGTCCGGCGCTCCAGGAGATGGCCGCGCGGTGGCGTCAGAACGGCATGGGCGTCACGCTGCGCTGCGGCTCGCTGCCGCGCCTCGGGATGCCCGTCGCGTCTGCGGCGTACGCGATCGCGAGCGAGTCGGTGACCAACGCCGCCAAGCACAGCGGTGCCGACGCCTGCACGATCGTGGTGAGCGCCGACGAACGCGCCCTCCGGGTGGTGTGCACCGACGACGGCCGCGGCATCGCACGCCAGGCACGCGAAGGCGTCGGCCTCCGGGCCATGATGGAGCGCGCGAGCGAGCTCGGTGGTCAGGTCGTGGTGTCCGCGCACGGCGTCCGCGGGACCCGCGTGGAGGCGTCGCTGCCGCTCGTCCCCCGTGCCGAGGAGCCGCTGCCGCCGCAGCGGGCCGAAGCGCCCGAAGGAGTCTCGTGA
- a CDS encoding response regulator has translation MTDPIRVVVVDDHPVFRLGIAGLLSSLDGIELVGQAEGPDQARAQIDGSVDVVLMDLDLAGESGVVLTRELVAAHPGLKVLVVTMHEDDVSVLAAMRAGARGYLLKSSAPDRLERAIRGVAVGDLVVGHGVADRALSYVASPPSGGSASGPRPFPELTDRELEVLDLVARGMGNAAIARTLSLSEKTVRNHVSNLLTKLGVRDRAGAVATARDAGLGAGV, from the coding sequence GTGACCGATCCGATCCGTGTGGTCGTCGTCGACGACCACCCCGTGTTCCGGCTGGGGATCGCCGGGCTCCTCAGCTCGCTCGACGGCATCGAGCTCGTCGGCCAGGCGGAAGGGCCCGACCAGGCGAGGGCGCAGATCGACGGATCCGTCGACGTCGTCCTCATGGACCTCGACCTCGCCGGGGAGTCCGGTGTGGTCCTCACCCGCGAGCTCGTCGCCGCGCACCCGGGCCTCAAGGTGCTGGTCGTGACGATGCACGAGGACGACGTGTCGGTGCTGGCCGCGATGCGGGCCGGAGCGCGTGGCTACCTGCTCAAGTCGTCGGCACCGGACCGGTTGGAGCGGGCGATCCGCGGTGTGGCCGTCGGTGACCTCGTCGTCGGTCACGGTGTCGCGGACCGCGCGCTCTCGTACGTCGCGTCACCCCCGTCGGGGGGCTCCGCGAGCGGGCCGCGTCCGTTCCCCGAGCTCACCGACCGCGAGCTGGAGGTGCTCGACCTGGTGGCACGCGGCATGGGCAACGCGGCGATCGCCCGGACGCTCTCGCTCAGTGAGAAGACGGTCCGTAACCACGTCTCGAACCTCCTGACGAAACTTGGCGTGCGAGACCGCGCCGGAGCCGTAGCCACAGCACGGGACGCTGGCCTCGGTGCCGGGGTGTGA
- a CDS encoding glycerophosphodiester phosphodiesterase: protein MNEQITTMRRPRVVAHRGANDVAPENTLAAVRAAVMIGVDAVEVDVQSTRDGVPVVLHDATLARTTDIARRFPHRADDPVSTFTYAEIRQLDAGSWRGDTFAGEPVPTLEQVLDALRATGVGLLLEIKHPETQPDLVPAVADVLSCFSPGVAVTVQSFDAASLRTFGRLLPEVPRGLLVHHAPRQPVLEAWASAVNPWYGTVSSSYVRRAQLAGLETYVWTANARAAILRAADAGVEGIITDRPQRALDLLRSTSRKTSVR, encoded by the coding sequence ATGAACGAGCAGATCACCACGATGCGCCGACCACGAGTCGTCGCGCACCGGGGCGCGAACGACGTCGCGCCGGAGAACACGCTCGCCGCTGTCCGAGCAGCGGTCATGATCGGCGTCGATGCGGTCGAGGTCGACGTCCAGTCCACGCGCGACGGGGTCCCCGTCGTGCTCCACGACGCGACGCTCGCGCGCACGACCGACATCGCGCGGCGGTTCCCGCACCGCGCCGATGACCCCGTGTCCACCTTCACCTACGCAGAGATCCGTCAGCTCGACGCCGGCTCCTGGCGCGGCGACACCTTCGCCGGCGAACCCGTGCCGACGCTGGAGCAGGTGCTCGACGCCCTCCGCGCGACCGGTGTCGGGCTGCTCCTGGAGATCAAGCACCCGGAGACCCAGCCCGACCTGGTCCCCGCGGTCGCGGACGTCCTGTCGTGCTTCTCGCCCGGCGTCGCCGTCACCGTCCAGAGCTTCGACGCAGCGTCCCTGCGGACGTTCGGTCGACTCCTCCCGGAAGTCCCGCGGGGCCTCCTGGTGCACCACGCTCCGCGCCAGCCCGTCCTCGAGGCCTGGGCGTCAGCGGTGAACCCCTGGTACGGGACGGTGAGCTCCAGCTACGTGCGCCGTGCGCAGCTCGCGGGCCTCGAGACCTACGTCTGGACGGCGAACGCGCGCGCGGCGATCCTGCGCGCGGCTGACGCCGGCGTCGAGGGCATCATCACCGACCGGCCGCAGCGTGCGCTCGACCTCCTGCGCAGCACGAGCCGGAAGACGAGCGTCCGATGA
- the dinB gene encoding DNA polymerase IV: MNGEATILHADLDSFFASVEQRDDPALRGRPVLVGGGVVVAASYEAKAYGVRTPMGIVEAKSLCPGAVVASPRFDAYSAASKAVFEVFRDTTPLVDPVSIDEAFLEVGGLARLVGSPESIAAGLRQRVRDEVGLPITVGIARTKFLAKVASAFAKPDGLLVVPVEGERAFLHPLPVERMWGVGVKTATKLRARGVERIGDLAAVPPHALASYVGRAAAYHLHALANGRDPRPVVTGTRRRSVGAQRALGRRPKTMSEIDSALAGLVDRVARRMRKAEREGRTITLRLRFDDFERATRSHTLPRPTARTERLLLVARSLLDVAEPMIAERGCTLVGVSVSGFDPQAGVQLELPFGEPDTATLDLALDDVRERFGSAAVLRGSLVTRGEGFAMPTLPD, from the coding sequence ATGAACGGCGAGGCGACGATCCTGCACGCCGACCTCGACTCGTTCTTCGCGTCGGTCGAGCAGCGCGACGATCCCGCCTTGCGGGGCCGTCCGGTCCTGGTCGGGGGCGGGGTGGTGGTCGCCGCGAGCTACGAGGCCAAGGCCTACGGGGTGCGGACCCCCATGGGCATCGTCGAGGCCAAGTCGCTGTGCCCGGGCGCGGTCGTCGCGTCACCCCGGTTCGACGCGTACTCGGCGGCGAGCAAGGCCGTCTTCGAGGTCTTTCGCGACACCACGCCGCTGGTCGACCCGGTGTCGATCGACGAGGCTTTCCTCGAGGTCGGCGGGCTCGCCCGTCTCGTCGGGTCGCCGGAGTCGATCGCGGCCGGGTTGCGGCAGCGTGTGCGCGACGAGGTGGGGCTGCCGATCACGGTCGGGATCGCCCGGACGAAGTTCCTCGCCAAGGTCGCGAGCGCGTTCGCGAAGCCGGACGGCCTCCTCGTGGTGCCGGTCGAGGGCGAGCGCGCCTTCCTGCACCCGCTCCCCGTCGAGCGGATGTGGGGCGTGGGCGTCAAGACCGCCACCAAGCTGCGCGCGCGAGGCGTCGAACGCATCGGCGACCTCGCCGCCGTCCCGCCGCACGCGCTCGCCTCGTACGTCGGCCGCGCCGCCGCGTACCACCTCCACGCGCTGGCCAACGGGCGCGACCCGCGCCCCGTGGTCACCGGGACTCGTCGGCGCTCCGTGGGGGCTCAGCGGGCGCTGGGCCGCCGCCCGAAGACGATGTCCGAGATCGACTCCGCGCTCGCCGGCCTCGTCGACCGGGTGGCACGGCGGATGCGCAAGGCGGAGCGCGAGGGCCGTACGATCACGCTGCGGCTGCGCTTCGACGACTTCGAGCGCGCCACCCGGTCCCACACGCTCCCGCGGCCGACCGCACGCACGGAGCGCCTGCTCCTCGTCGCTCGCTCGCTCCTCGACGTCGCCGAGCCGATGATCGCCGAGCGCGGGTGCACGCTGGTCGGCGTCAGCGTCAGCGGGTTCGACCCGCAGGCGGGCGTGCAGCTCGAGCTGCCGTTCGGCGAGCCCGACACCGCGACCCTCGACCTCGCGCTGGACGACGTGCGCGAGCGGTTCGGCTCGGCGGCGGTCCTGCGGGGTTCGCTGGTCACCCGCGGCGAGGGCTTCGCGATGCCTACCCTCCCCGACTGA
- a CDS encoding helix-turn-helix transcriptional regulator, translating into MLIGRDEELGILAATVAHARAGRSRVAVVSGAPGSGKSALLDAASETLAPEATVLRAAGHVAESDLPYAGLHQLLAPYESTLAAHPDPRAHALAGAVAFSLGDPTDRLPVASSLVWFLSELATAGLVAVAVDDVQWLDASTRQALVFAARRLDADPVVFWFVTRAPVSEELRGIGTTTVLMPLSREESRELLRLRHPGMSAVVAERIAVEAGGLPLALAEAPLDLRDEQRRGREPLPARLRIGPSLESLYAPRIEALSQSSRFAVLLVALDDLDGATTNRALSAAGLTSVDLDPAERLGLVTPRDGSWVPVHPTLGAAVKAAATVGDLERAHSILATCFRDDPVRHAAHLRHVGQVGDASIVAALVAAAEQATRQGAPAEAALAWESAAAHEPSAAERSRLVALAAQAYMQARAAGPATRLLRTLVASAPHELDRARWATLLVMAALWSQDEPPVESDHFARLGLDLVRRGGEPAAVGLDLVISLVSHGMAWGDVARATAYADPLRTLVPEEQFPVEQRALLDVLDLMTGAEGAGEFLRGDWLGSVDGARSDPTLALGFAGLGLAHLGDLDGCVEVARRCEELARVTGGQSAARLSTNAITMIVWERRGEWSRAVLELSAAGQAARDHDFTGPYAHILLRHAYIRACQGLADECQALLARGAEVTERQSPALAHSEACVRGMLLLSTADFSAAATVLEQAAALERATGGENLAYTSRFVNQFEAYWHCGREGELLGELDEYERRATRDQHGLSLAWAARCRALLAGPADVDAGFEEAVRLHDEATYGFERARAQLSWGLRLRRLRRKADARVQLDAALAEFVRLGADAWEARARSELAACGSRRANVVDAASPLAALTPREFEVAREVVAGMSNADAAERLVISQRTVEYHLASVFRKLGIRERTALSTFFD; encoded by the coding sequence ATGCTGATCGGGCGGGACGAGGAGCTCGGGATCCTTGCGGCCACGGTCGCGCACGCCCGAGCCGGGCGTTCACGCGTCGCCGTCGTCTCGGGAGCACCGGGCAGCGGCAAGTCGGCACTCCTCGACGCAGCGTCCGAGACGCTCGCCCCCGAGGCCACGGTGCTGCGCGCGGCGGGACACGTCGCCGAGTCGGACCTGCCGTACGCCGGCCTGCACCAGCTCCTTGCGCCGTACGAGTCGACCCTCGCCGCCCATCCCGATCCTCGCGCCCACGCGTTGGCCGGCGCCGTCGCGTTCAGCCTCGGCGACCCGACCGACCGCCTTCCCGTGGCGAGCTCGCTCGTGTGGTTCCTCTCGGAGCTGGCCACCGCGGGTCTCGTCGCGGTCGCGGTCGACGACGTGCAGTGGCTCGATGCGTCGACACGCCAGGCCCTCGTGTTCGCGGCGAGGCGCCTGGACGCCGATCCGGTCGTCTTCTGGTTCGTCACTCGAGCGCCGGTCAGCGAGGAGCTGCGGGGGATCGGTACGACCACCGTCCTCATGCCGCTCTCCCGCGAGGAGTCGCGGGAGCTGCTCCGGCTGCGCCACCCGGGGATGAGCGCCGTCGTCGCGGAGCGGATCGCCGTCGAGGCGGGTGGTCTGCCGCTCGCCCTCGCGGAGGCCCCGCTCGACCTGCGGGACGAGCAACGACGCGGGCGCGAGCCGCTCCCGGCCCGGCTCCGCATCGGTCCGTCCCTGGAGTCGTTGTACGCCCCACGCATCGAGGCGCTGTCGCAGTCGAGCCGGTTCGCGGTGCTGCTCGTCGCGCTCGACGACCTCGACGGTGCCACCACGAATCGTGCGTTGTCCGCGGCCGGGCTCACCTCCGTCGACCTCGATCCGGCCGAGAGGCTCGGACTCGTGACGCCTCGTGACGGCAGCTGGGTGCCGGTCCACCCGACACTGGGCGCGGCGGTCAAGGCCGCTGCGACCGTCGGCGACCTCGAACGCGCTCACAGCATCCTGGCGACCTGCTTCCGCGACGATCCCGTACGCCACGCCGCCCACCTCCGGCATGTCGGCCAGGTGGGTGACGCCAGCATCGTGGCCGCTCTCGTGGCTGCTGCCGAGCAGGCGACACGTCAAGGTGCGCCCGCGGAGGCGGCACTCGCCTGGGAGTCCGCGGCGGCCCATGAACCCTCCGCGGCCGAGCGCAGCAGGCTGGTGGCGCTCGCGGCGCAGGCGTACATGCAAGCCCGCGCGGCCGGGCCCGCGACACGCCTGCTGCGAACCCTTGTCGCCAGCGCTCCGCACGAGCTGGACCGGGCCCGGTGGGCGACGCTCCTGGTGATGGCCGCGCTCTGGTCGCAGGACGAGCCCCCGGTCGAGTCGGACCACTTCGCCCGCCTCGGACTCGACCTCGTACGACGGGGAGGCGAGCCCGCGGCCGTCGGACTCGACCTCGTGATCTCGCTGGTCTCCCACGGGATGGCATGGGGCGACGTCGCCCGCGCCACGGCGTACGCCGACCCCCTTCGTACGCTCGTCCCGGAGGAGCAGTTCCCCGTCGAGCAGCGCGCTCTCCTCGACGTCCTCGACCTGATGACCGGCGCCGAGGGCGCAGGTGAGTTCTTGCGTGGCGACTGGCTCGGCTCGGTCGACGGCGCCCGGTCGGACCCCACGCTTGCGCTCGGCTTCGCCGGGCTGGGACTGGCGCACCTCGGCGACCTCGACGGCTGCGTGGAGGTTGCCCGGCGGTGCGAGGAGCTGGCTCGGGTCACCGGCGGCCAGAGCGCCGCACGGTTGTCGACCAACGCGATCACGATGATCGTGTGGGAGCGGCGCGGTGAGTGGTCGCGCGCGGTGCTCGAGCTGTCTGCGGCGGGGCAGGCGGCGCGGGACCACGACTTCACCGGGCCCTACGCGCACATCCTGCTCCGGCACGCCTACATCCGGGCCTGTCAGGGTCTCGCTGACGAGTGTCAGGCGCTGCTGGCGCGCGGGGCGGAGGTGACCGAGCGTCAGAGCCCGGCGCTCGCGCACAGCGAGGCCTGTGTCCGCGGCATGCTGCTGCTGTCGACCGCGGACTTCTCCGCCGCGGCCACGGTCCTCGAGCAGGCCGCCGCGCTCGAGCGGGCGACCGGCGGCGAGAACCTCGCCTACACCTCGCGGTTCGTCAACCAGTTCGAGGCCTACTGGCACTGTGGCCGTGAGGGCGAGCTGCTCGGCGAGCTGGACGAGTACGAGAGGCGGGCCACGCGCGATCAGCATGGTCTGTCGCTCGCGTGGGCGGCGCGATGTCGTGCGCTGCTCGCCGGCCCGGCCGACGTCGACGCCGGCTTCGAGGAGGCGGTCCGCCTCCACGACGAGGCGACGTACGGGTTCGAGCGTGCCCGCGCGCAGCTCAGCTGGGGCCTGCGGCTGCGCAGGCTCCGGCGCAAGGCGGACGCCCGGGTGCAGCTCGACGCTGCGCTCGCCGAGTTCGTACGGCTCGGTGCTGACGCGTGGGAGGCGCGCGCCCGCTCGGAGCTGGCGGCCTGCGGGTCGCGGCGCGCGAACGTCGTCGATGCGGCGTCCCCGCTCGCAGCGCTCACCCCACGCGAGTTCGAGGTGGCGCGCGAGGTCGTCGCCGGCATGTCGAACGCGGACGCCGCGGAGCGCCTCGTGATCTCGCAGCGGACCGTCGAGTACCACCTCGCGAGCGTCTTCCGGAAGCTCGGGATCCGGGAGCGGACGGCGCTGAGCACCTTTTTCGACTGA
- a CDS encoding PIN domain-containing protein — protein sequence MVIRYAVRDDERQTARADAVIDRLTSDDPGYLSLVVLAETWWVLDRAYSVPRARRLKFFEALLDSQELRTENPDLVRSALRRTRAGADFADALVVEAGIDVGCTRVMTFDKRAARHAGMTLIT from the coding sequence GTGGTCATCCGCTACGCCGTTCGCGACGATGAGCGCCAGACCGCACGAGCCGACGCGGTGATCGACCGACTCACATCGGACGATCCTGGATACCTCAGCCTCGTGGTCCTCGCCGAGACCTGGTGGGTGCTCGACCGCGCGTACTCCGTCCCACGAGCTCGACGGCTGAAGTTCTTCGAGGCCCTCCTCGACTCCCAAGAGCTTCGCACCGAGAATCCCGACCTTGTCCGCTCCGCCCTGCGACGCACGCGTGCAGGCGCGGACTTTGCGGACGCGCTAGTCGTCGAGGCGGGCATCGACGTGGGCTGCACACGGGTGATGACGTTCGACAAGCGGGCAGCGAGGCACGCCGGGATGACGCTGATCACCTGA
- a CDS encoding AbrB/MazE/SpoVT family DNA-binding domain-containing protein, with protein MPTATVTSKGQITIPAAVRASLGLHAGDRVQFIELPDGNYELRPATSSVRTLKGFFGPWDGDPVTVEEMDAAIGDAVTDR; from the coding sequence ATGCCAACCGCTACCGTGACCTCCAAGGGGCAGATCACCATCCCGGCTGCAGTCCGGGCCTCTCTCGGGTTGCACGCCGGCGACCGCGTGCAGTTCATCGAGCTGCCCGACGGCAACTACGAGCTACGCCCGGCGACCAGTTCGGTCCGAACCCTGAAGGGGTTCTTCGGCCCGTGGGACGGCGACCCTGTCACGGTCGAGGAGATGGACGCCGCGATCGGCGACGCGGTGACCGACCGGTGA
- a CDS encoding metallophosphoesterase, which translates to MRTWAKAATAVTATGVGTLAYASLYERHAFVVREVDVPVLPPGSRPITVLQISDVHMTPGQTRKQRWLRSLVEYEPDLVVNTGDNLAHLETLPEVLDAYTDLLNVPGVFVFGSNDYYSPTMKNPVRYLVGPSGVRRRTADLPYEEMRSAFTGAGWLDLNNATGAIDVRGSSLSFAGLDDPHVGRDDLDAIPSVADPSADLAVAVVHAPYLRAIDAFNVQGYPLILAGHTHGGQLRVPGFGALVTNCDIDRRRARGLHQHRTAGHDASSLHVSAGCGTSPYAPVRFACRPEATVLRMRPVDSPRN; encoded by the coding sequence GTGCGTACCTGGGCCAAGGCGGCGACCGCCGTGACAGCGACCGGCGTCGGCACCCTCGCGTACGCGTCCCTCTACGAGCGCCACGCGTTCGTGGTCCGCGAGGTCGATGTGCCCGTGCTGCCGCCGGGGTCCCGGCCGATCACGGTGCTGCAGATCTCGGACGTCCACATGACGCCCGGCCAGACCCGCAAGCAGCGGTGGTTGCGCAGCCTCGTCGAGTACGAGCCGGATCTCGTCGTCAACACCGGCGACAACCTCGCGCACCTCGAGACGTTGCCCGAGGTGCTGGACGCGTACACCGACCTGCTGAACGTCCCCGGCGTGTTCGTGTTCGGCTCGAACGACTACTACTCCCCGACGATGAAGAACCCCGTGCGCTACCTCGTCGGGCCGTCTGGGGTGCGCCGCCGGACCGCCGACCTGCCGTACGAGGAGATGCGTTCGGCGTTCACCGGAGCGGGGTGGCTCGACCTCAACAACGCGACCGGCGCGATCGACGTCCGCGGCTCGTCGCTGTCGTTCGCCGGCCTCGACGACCCGCACGTCGGCCGCGACGACCTGGACGCGATCCCTTCGGTCGCCGACCCGTCGGCCGACCTCGCGGTCGCCGTCGTCCACGCGCCCTACCTTCGCGCGATCGACGCCTTCAACGTGCAGGGATACCCGCTGATCCTGGCGGGCCACACGCACGGTGGGCAGCTCCGGGTGCCCGGCTTCGGGGCGCTCGTGACCAACTGCGACATCGACCGGCGACGTGCCCGCGGCCTCCACCAGCACCGTACGGCCGGTCACGACGCGTCGTCGTTGCACGTGTCGGCGGGGTGCGGCACCTCCCCTTACGCGCCGGTGCGCTTTGCATGCCGACCCGAGGCGACGGTGCTCCGGATGCGTCCGGTAGACTCTCCGAGGAATTGA